From Methanomassiliicoccales archaeon:
CGTCCTCTTTGGAGCCAACGTCATCAGCGATGAGCTCCAGCACGGCACCGACCGGCATCTCCTTCATTTTCTTGGCCAATTTCACGATCGGCATAGGGCACATCAAGCCCTTGGCATCAAGTGTATCGTTCTTTTCCATTGAACCCACTCCAACGGTTTTGCACGGTTGTGCAACAATTATATATAACTGTAGGTTTATAAGCTTTTCTAACTA
This genomic window contains:
- a CDS encoding sulfurtransferase TusA family protein, whose translation is MEKNDTLDAKGLMCPMPIVKLAKKMKEMPVGAVLELIADDVGSKEDVPAWCKRTGNEIVDQRDEGNVFYFYIKKIQ